One region of Budorcas taxicolor isolate Tak-1 chromosome 3, Takin1.1, whole genome shotgun sequence genomic DNA includes:
- the S100A14 gene encoding protein S100-A14, whose translation MGQCRSANAEDAQELSDVEKAIETLIKNFHQYSVEGGKETLTPSELRDLVTQQLPHLMPNNCGLEEKISNLGNCNDSKLEFGSFWELIGEAAKSVKLENTVQGS comes from the exons ATGGGACAGTGTCGGTCAGCCAACGCTGAG GATGCCCAGGAACTCAGTGATGTGGAGAAGGCCATTGAGACCCTGATCAAGAATTTCCACCAGTATTCAgtggagggtgggaaggagacgCTGACTCCCTCCGAGCTCCGGGACCTGGTCACCCAGCAGCTGCCCCACCTCATGCCG AACAACTGTGGGCTGGAAGAGAAAATCTCCAACTTGGGCAACTGTAACGACTCTAAACTGGAGTTCGGGAGCTTCTGGGAACTGATTGGAGAAGCAGCCAAGAGTGTGAAGCTGGAGAACACTGTCCAGGGGAGCTGA